Below is a genomic region from Halobacterium sp. CBA1132.
AGTCACGGTCGAACTGTACGAGGCCACCGTCCCGATTCCGGTGACGGTGCGCGGCGACCAGATTCGCGTGCTGGACAGTGAGGAGCGCTGAAAGCGCTCCTCAAGCAGCGCGAGCGGCGTAGCCGCGAGCGTATTCCGAAGAACGCTAGCGACTTCCGACTCAGTTCTGGGCGGCTGGTTCGACAATCGTATTTTCGAGCGTGCCGACGCCCTCGTAGGTGATTTCGACGGTGTCGCCGGGTTCGACGAGCCCCGGGTTCGCGGGGCTGCCGAACGCGATGACGTCGCCGGGGTGGAACGTGAACCGCTCGGAGAGGAACGACACGACCTCGTAGGGGTCGAACAGCATCAGTTCGGTGTTGGCTTCCTGCCGGCGTTCGCCCGCGACGTCGGTGTGCATGTCGATGCCGCGCGGGTCGAGGTCCGTCTCGACCCACGGGCCGAGCGGCCCGGAGCGGTCGAAGGCCTTGCGCGCGGTGCGACCAGGTTGGTCGAGCGCGTCGAGGTCGTTCATGATGGTGAACCCGCGGAGCACGTCCTCGACCTCGCTCTCGTCGACGCGGTGGCACGTCTCGCCGACGACGGCCGCGAGTTCGCCCGCGTACGTCAGTTCGTCCGTGAACGTCGGGTACGGGACGTCGGCGCCGTGGCCGACCACCGACACGGGCGGCTTGATGAAGAAGTCCGGCTGGTCGGGGCGCTCGTAGTCCATCTGGTCGAGCGTCTCGGCGTAGTTGCGGCCGACGCAGTATAGGGCCGACGGGTCGCAGGGCGCCACGAGCGCGCCGTCCTCGCCGACGACGTACTCGGCGTCGTCGGTGGTGACGACGCCGTCGCGGTACTCGCCCGCCACGATGCCGTCGTCGGTCTGGAGTCGTGCGAGTCGCATGGCTGGACGTCACGGAGCCGCGACAAATCGCTTACGAACGCGGGAGAACTAGCTCGTGGTGGCGTGGGCGGCCTCGGTCGCCTCCGCGGCGTCGACGGGTTCGTCGCTGAGGAGGTCTTCGAGCACCGCCGGGTCGAGCGCGTCGGCGACGTCGTCGAGGACGCGCTCGCGCTCCCGGATGGCTTCGGCGTCGCCGTCGTAGAAGCGGACGTACTCGGCGCGCGTGTGTTCGCGGAGCCCGTGCTTGATGGCGAAGAACCCCTCGGGGACCGTCTCATCGCAGATTTCGCACTCGTGGGCGTCGTGGTCCGCGACCTGATGGGCCAACAGCGCTTCGACGCTTCCGAACGTCGACCCACAGCCGACAATCGCACACTCCCACGCAGACATGGGTATCCGTAGCCTGAGCGCGCAAATAAACCTTGTGTCGGATTCTCGACCACTGAACCCGCTCCGTCAGTCGATTGTATGCTTTCTGTCTGACGAATTATCGCGCCGAGAGCACTTAGAGGGGGACGTTACCGCATAACAATCGAGCCCTGATGCGGGCGGTAGGGACTTCCTGAAGTGGTTCTTGGGAAAACCGCCCGCAAAGTAATCCGCTACTGCCCGCCACGCTTCCGGAAATCAGAGATTCTCGACGTCAGGCTCGTTTCACTCACCAGACTTCCGGGAGACTCCGTCTCCCGACGAGTGGCTCACTGCTGTTCGCTCTTCCGGAAATCGAAGATTTCCGGCGTCTGCCTCGCTACTGCTCGCCAGACTTCCGAAAATCACCGATTTTCGGCGACTGGTTCGTGTTACTCACCAGACTTCCGGGAGACTCCGTCTCCCGACGAGTGGCTCACTGCTGTTCGCCACTCTGCCTATAGATGAGGTTCCGCTGAATCTCGTTGGCGCCCTCGTAGATGACCGGGATGCGGGCGTCGCGATAGACGCGGGCGATGCGGCGGTCGGTGAGAATCGAGCGCCCGCCGTGGAACTGCATCCCCTGTTCGGCGTTGTCGACGGCGACCTCCGTGGACTTCGTCTTCGCCATCGCCGCCCACAGGCCGGGTTCGTCGTAGTTTTTGACCTTGTTGGCGGCGCGGTAGTTCAGCGCGCGCGCGGCCTCGAATTCGAGGCGCATGTCCGCGAGGCCGTGCTGGACGGCCTGGAAGTCCGCGACGTGGCGGCCGAACTCCTCGCGCTCGTGGACGAAGTCCCACGCTTCTTCGAGCGCGGCGGCGGCGAGACCGAGGCCGTGCCCGCCGACGACGACGCGGCCGTGGTTGAAGAAGTCCGCGAGCATCATGAACCCGGCTCCCTCGCTGCCGATGAGGTTCTCCTCGGGAATCCGGCAGTCGTCGAAGACGATGTGGGCTTGCTTGGACGCCCGCATCCCCATCTTCTCGGGGATGTGCTCGGCCACGTACCCGTCGGCGTCCGTGGGCACGATGAAAAGCGAGTAGTCCATGTAGCGGTCGCCGGTGTCGCCGGTCTTGGCGTACACCGTCACCCAGTCGGCTTCGACGCCGTTCCCGATCCAGTACTTCTCGCCGTTCAGGACGTACTCGTCGCCGTCCGCGTCGGCGGTCGTGTGCATCCCCGCGAGGTCGGACCCGACGTCGGGCTCGGAGACCGCAAGCCCCGTAATCTGGTCGTTCGCCGCGACCGGGCGGAGGTACTCGTCTTTCTGGTCTTCGGTGCCGTACTCTTCGAGCATCTCCGCGCCGAAGCTCGCGAGCTGGAGGGTCAGCGCGATGCCGGCGTCCGCGCGGTAGAACTCCTCGGCGATTGCCAGCATCTGTTCGAGGTCGAGGCCGCGGCCGCCGTACTCCTCGCCGATGTCTTGGGCGACGAGTCCGGCGTCCATGCCGGCCTCCAGAATCTCCCACGGGTAGTCGCCGGTCCGGTAGAACTCTTCGGCGTTCGGCGCGATGTGCTCCTCGGAGAACTCGCGGGCGTCGCGTTTGACGTCCAGCGCGTGCTCGGGGACGATGTCCTCGGAGAGCAGGTTCAGACTCATACCGGGGCTTGGGGCGCCACGGGCATAAACGGCCGCGAACGTTCGGCAGCGGGCGCGAAGTTTATCCGCCGGAACCGTAAACCGCTAAACCTCGGCACGCAAATCCACGCTCGTGCCGACGACACGGGTCGACCTCCACGTGAAGGTACTCGACGACGAGGCCGTGCGCCGCGCGAAGGCGGCCGGCGTCGACGTGCTGGTGTACGCCCCGCACTTCACGCGGCTGCCGGAGGTCCGCGAGCGCGCCGCCGAGTTCTCCGACGACGAGCTGCTGGTGGTCCCCGGCCGCGAGGTGTTCACCGGGTCGTGGCGGGACCGCAAGCACGTCCTCGCCGTCGGTCTCGACGACCCGGTACCGGACTTCGTGACGCTGGACGGTGCGTTCGCGGCGTTCCGCGAGCAGGGCGCTGCGGTGCTGGCGCCCCACCCCGAGTTCTTGACGGTGAGTCTCACGGCCGACGAAATCGAGCGGTTCCGCGAGGACGTCGACGCCGTGGAGACGTACAATCCGAAGCACTTCGCGTGGGACGACGACCGAGCGCGAGCGCTCTCGAACGGCTACGACATCCCCGGGTTCGCGTCCTCGTACGCCCACCGCTCGCCGACCGTGGGCGGCGTCTGGACGGAGTTCGACGCCGACATCCAGTCGGAAGCGGACCTCGTGGACGCTCTCACGGGCGGCGTCCCGCGGCGGACCTACCACCAGCGCAGCCCCCGATTCCGGGCGCGCGAACTGGTGGAGAAAGCCCACCTCGCGTACGAGAACACGTGGGAGAAAGTCGACCGCATCCTCCTCTCGGGGATGGAACCCACCCACCCCCGCCACATCGCGTACGGCGGGAAGTTCGACGACGTCGCCGTCTACTAGAACAGGCTGCTGACGGCGTCCGTCGGGACGTACTGCGGGGCGACGTGGACGACCACTGCGATTACGGCGAGTTCGACGAGCGTGATGACGACGGTGACGGTGCTTGCGTACTTCGAGACGGTCGTGACGCCGATGGGAAGTCCGTACTCTTGGTCCGACAGCGGGTAGAACAGCGCGATGCCGCGCTTGCTGCCGACGACGTCGAGGACGTAGTGGGTGGCGATGCCGATCCAGACGTACTGAAGGTTCCCGCCGAAGTACATCGGGAAGACGTACAGCAGCGCCAGCACCGGGATGTTGTGCAGCGTCTTGCGGTGCTTCCCGAAGTCCGTGTCGACGTCCGGGAAGAGCGCGCCGAGCACGACGGGGATGAGTACCGCTGCTATCGTGTGCAGCGTCTCGACGCCGCCCGACGGGTAGAGCACGTACCCGAGGCCGATGGCGAGCAGGATGCCGTTGAGGATGTGGTCGCCCTTGTTCATCATCGAGGCCGAGAGCACGCGGCCACGTCACCGTTTCGGCACGCGCTCGCTAGCCGCGGACGCTCTCGACTTCCTCGCGGAGTTTGCGGAGCGCGCGCCGCGCAATCTGTTCTTTGACTTCCGTGCGACTGCCGTCGAACTCGCGTCGCTCCACGTCGGTGTAGGACGCCTGCGTCCCCCAGTCGCCGGCGTACGCGACGCCGATGTAGACGGTACCCACGGGTTTCTCCTCGCTCCCACCGGTGGGGCCGGCGATGCCCGTGGTGGAGACACCCCACGTCGTCCCTGCGGCGTCCCGGGTGGCCTGCGCCATCTGCCGGGCGACCGGCTCGCTGACCGCGCCGTGTTCGTCGAGCGCCTCGCGGGAGACGCCGGAGTCGAGTTTGGCGTCGTACGTGTACGTCACGAGCGAGCGGTCGAAGTAGTCGCTGGACCCGGAGACGTCGGTCAGCAGCGACCCGACGAGCCCGCCAGTACAGGACTCGGCGGTCGCGACGGTGTGGCCGGCGTCCGGCAGCACGTCGTTGAGTTCCTCCTCTATCGGCGGGTCGGCGGCGTACTCGCGCATGCTCGGGGGTACCGCGCCGGCGAGCAAGAAGGTGGTGGCGTCAGACGGTGTCGCGGTCCGTGTACGTGTACCGCTTCGCGATGACGCCGTCCTCGAAGACGTGAACGTCAGCGAACCCGAACTCCACGTCGTCGCCGTCCTGCACGCCCGAGAACGTGCCGCGGACGGCCGCGCGGTCGCCGTCCACGAGCACGTCGTGGACGGTGTGGCTGCCGTCTTCGAGCGGGCGGCCCTCGCGGTAGAACGCTTCGAGGTCGACCTTGCCCTCGATTGGTGGCTGGCCGGGACGGTCGTAGACGACGTCGTCGGCGAAGAGGGCCAGCAGGTCGTCGATGCGCTCGTCGTCCACGGCGTCGTAGTACTCGGCGACGTGCTCGGCGTGGTCGGTCACGGTGGAACTGTCGGGGGTCCGTCCAATCAACCGCACAGTTCCGGCAATCGGTGCCGCGTTTCCGCGGGCGAAAGAGCCACGTGGCGGGACGGAGACGCTCGCGTATGGAGTACGAGGAGCCGCTGTTCTTCCGCGTGATGGAGTACGCGGCGAAGTCAGACAGCGACGTGGTGAACATGGTCTCGGGGAACCCCGACTGGGGGTCGCCGCCCGCGCTCGCGGAGGGCCTCCGCGAGTACGCCGACACGGGCGGCGACCAGTTCCAGTACCCGCCCAGCGAGGGCCTGCGGGAACTCCGCGAGGAAATCGCGGCGCGCCGGCAGGTCCCCGTCGGGCGGGTTATCGTCACGAACGGCGCGGGCGAGGCGAACTACCTCGGGATGGCGCGCGCGCTCGAACGCGGCGCCGGCGACGAGGTCGTGATGACCGACCCGGTCTACCCCTACTACCCGGGGAAGACGGACATGCTCGGCGGCGAGCAGGTGTTCGTCGAGACGGCCGAGGACGGCAGCCTCGACCCCGCGGACGTGCGCGCTGCCGCCAGCGAGGATACCGCGTGCATCGTGGCGACGACGCCGAACAACCCCACGGGCGCGGTGTACGGCAAGGAGACGATGCGCGAACTCGTCGCCGTCGCCGAGGAACACGACGCCGTCCTCGTCAGCGACGAGGTGTACGACCACTTCGACTTCTCCGGGCGGTTCACGTCCGCGCTCGAGTTCGACTCCGAGCACCGCATCGTCGTGAACGCGTTCTCGAAGTCGCTGGCCATCACTGGGTTCCGAGTGGGCTACTGCATCGCGCCCGAGCGCCACGTCCAACCGATGAAGTCCCGACACATGTTGACGAACGTGGCGACGTCGCGGCCCGCGCAGGCCGCCGTCCTGCACGCGCTCCGCGAGACCGACCCCGACTACTACGAGCAGACTCGGCAGATGCTCGCCGAGCGCGTGGACACGTTCACGGCCGCACTTGACGACGCAGGCGCCGAGTACACCGAGCCGGACGGTTCGTTCTACGTGCTCGCTCGCTTCCCGGAGTTCCCGGGCACGCTGGAGAACACGTTCGAACTCATCGACGAGGCGGGCGTCGCGGGGATGCCGGGGTCCGGGTTCGGGACCGCCCGCGAGGACTGGCTTCGGTTCGCGCTCGTCACGCCGCGCGTCGAGGAAGCCGCCGACCGGCTCGCGGACTACTTCGCGAGCCGGTAGTCAGTACCCGCCCGCGTCCGAGAAACACCGCCCGCAGCGGCAGGCGCCGAAGTCGTCGAGCGCGCGTTCGACGGGGAGCGTCTGGATGTCGTCGTGGCTGACGTCGTTGGTGGCGCCGCACTTCGTTCGGCTGTACGGGTTCTCCACCCCCTTCTTGTGTACGGTCGCCGTGCGCTCGTTCAGCACGCCCTCCATGCTAAACCGTAACACTCGTGAGGGGGAAAACTACTGGGGCCGAGACGTTCGGTGCGCCGGCCGCGAGGACAGCGACCGACGGATTGACCCCGCTGGGCCGCCGACTGTGCGCATGGACGAAATCGAGGTCGAGGCGGTCGACTCCCTCGACCCCGGCGTGGTCAGCGACACCGCCGAGTACGTGCTGTACGGCGGGAAGGGCGGCGTCGGGAAGACGACGATGGCCGCGGCGACGGCGCTCGCGAGCGCCAACGACGGCACCGCCACGCTCGTGGTGTCGACGGACCCCGCGCACTCGCTGTCGGACACGCTGGAGTTCGACGTGCCGAGCCGGCCCGCGAAGGTGCGCGAGGCCAGCCCGCTGTGGGCGGTCGAAATCGACCCGGACGACGCGCTCTCACAGGCGGGCATGTTCGGGCAAGACGGCGGGTTCGCGGGCGGCCTCGACGAACTGCTCGGCGGCGCGGGTGGCGCTGGCGACGACGGCGCGATGATGCCGGGAGCGGACGAAGCCGCTGCGGTCCAGCTCCTCCTCGAATACATGGATGACGAGCGCTTCGACCGCGTCGTCGTCGACACCGCGCCCACGGGCCACACGCTCCGCCTGCTGGAACTCCCCGAGGTGCTGGACTCGATGGTCGGGCGCATGATGCAGATGCGCGAGCGCTTCGGCGGGATGATGGACGGCCTCACCGGGATGTTCGGGCAGGACGACGACGAGGAGCAGGCGGGCCTCGGCGACCTCGACGCCGTCGAGGAGCGCGTCGAGCGCCTCCGGGACGTGCTCACGGACCCGACGCGAACGGACTTCCGCGTCGTGCTCGTACCCGAGGAAATGAGCGTGCTGGAAGCCCAGCGGCTCACCGACCGCCTCGACGAGTTCGGCGTCCCCGTCGGAACCGTCGTCGTCAACCGCGTGATGGAACCGCTGGCGGACGCCGCCGACGTTCCCGGCGACGCGTTCGTCGCGCCGAACCACGAGGACTGCGAGTTCTGCGCGCGCCGCTGGGACGTCCAGCAGGCGGCGCTGGCGGAGGCACAGGACCTGTTCAGAAACTACGGCGTCAAGCGCGTGCCGCTGCTCGCCGACGAAGTGCGGGGCGAGCGCCCGCTGCGCGTCGTCGCCGCCTGCCTCGACGCGTAGTCAGGAGAACCGCTGGACGAGCCGGTAGCCGGCGTCCAGCCAGCGGTCCGGGAGGAAGCGCGCGAGCACGCCGACGCGGCCCGCCGTCCCCACGGGGTAGCGGGACTTCGGGTCGGGGCTGACCGCGGCTTCCGTGATGACTTCAGCGACCTTCTCGGGCGCGACCGCGCCGACGCCGTTGACCGCGCTGGCGTCCTCGAAGAACGAGTACAGCGTCTCGTAGGCGCCGCTGCGGTCGAGCCCCTGAATCTCGCTCTCGGCGCGGTCGGTGAACGAGGTGTCGACCGGCCCGGGTTCGACGACGGCGACATCGACGTCGTAGGGCGCGACCTCCGCGCGGAGCGCGTCGCTCATCCCTTCGAGCGCGAACTTCGAGCCGTTGTACGCGCCCATCCCCGGCGTCGGCACGCGCCCGGAGACACTGGAGACGTTCACGATGGTGCCGTCCTCGGCCTCGCGCATGTGCGGGAGCGCCGCCCGAATCAGGCGGTGCGGGCCGTAGACGTTCACGTCGAACTGCCGGTGGAGCTCTCTGGTGGGCACGTCCTCCAGCGGCCCGAGTTGCGCGTACCCCGCGTTGTTCACGAGGCAGTCCAGCCGGCCGTGCTCCTCGACCGTCTCGTCGACGACGTTCCGGCACTGGGCCGGCTTGGTGACGTCGAGTTCGGCGGTGTCACAGCCGGCCTCCGCGAGCGCCGCGAGGTCGTCGGTGTCCCGCGCGGTGGCGACGACCGTCCACTCCTCGTCGAGCAGCGACCGAGCGGTCGCCGCGCCGATGCCCGACGAACATCCGGTGATGAGCGCGACCTTCTCCATACCGGGGCGTCGTGGCCCCCGCAGTTAACAGTTGCATAGTCGGCCCGCTGGCGTCACCCGAGGTCGGCCATCGTCGCGGTGAACGTCACGAACCGCCCGTCTTCGCTGCGGTCGGTGACCTCGTCCGTGAACGCGCTCGCGGCGAGGCCGTCCGCCAGTTCGTCGACCGTCTCGTCGCTCGTGTCCGGTTCGAGCGCGTACACCCACGTCGCGGTGTCGGCGTCCAGCGACGCCATCGAGTTCCCCCACGCCTCGATTGCCTCGACGTCGATTTCGCCGCCCGCCGGCGGCCCCCGCTGACCGGCGACGATGCCCCGCTCGGGGAGCTTCTCGAAGATGCGCGTGAACACTGTGTCGGACTCCTCCAGACGGTCGCGCTCTCCGCGGTGGGTGTCTATCCACACCGCGAGGTCCGAGCCCGCGAGCACGGCGTCCTCGCCGAGCGCGAACTCGGTCTCGCGCTCGGTGGCTTCCGCGGTGGTGAAGCCGGCGTGCTCGCCGGTCACCTCGTATCCGTCGGACACTTCGACGGCGTTCGCGAGCGCGCTTGCGTTGAAGGACCCGAGGACGATGGTGTTCCCCGACTGTACCAGCGTGCCGTCGACGTTCTCCACGGAGAGGTTGAGGAACGACGTGCGCCCGTTCTCGACGATTTGCGCGACGCTGACCGACTGGTAGTCGAAGCGCGCGTTGCTCGACGGGAGCGTGCTGTACGCCGTGAGCCACGTCCGGAAGTCGGCGACCTCGCTCCAGTCGACGGACGCCGCGCTCTCGGTGGTCGGGGCCGCGTCGGTTCCAGTCGCGGTGTCGGCGTCGGTCGTCGCTGCGGTCGTGCTGTCGGAGTCGCCGCTCGTACAGCCCGCGAGGCCCGCGAGCGCGAGCGTCCCTGCGCTGGCGAGCACGGAGCGGCGGGAGGGGCGTCGCTGCATACTCGCTCCTGTCGGCGGGCACGCAAATCACTGTCGCGGTGTCGCAGTCGGCGAGAACGAGCGGCCGTCAGTCCTTCAGGTCGTCCGCGTACTGGTCGGCGAGCCGCGTCGGCGCGGGGAGCTTGTACCCCGTGCAGGTCGCTTCGACGATGTCGACGGTCGTTTCGGCGTCGACGCGGTGACCGGGACTCACGACGAGAGGGTTGACGTGTCGCGTCTCGGGGTTCGGGTACTGCCGGGACTGGTAGGCGTACCCGACGACGGTCCCGTCGGGCGCGTCCATCGAGTCGCCGGCTTCGATGGCAACCCGGGCGCCCTCCGGCAGCGGGTCGTCGAGTGACTCACGGGGCGTCCCGCAGAGCAGGTTCTTCGCGACGCCGACGGCCGGCGCGTCGAAGAGAACGCCGACGTGGGTCGCCAGCCCCGCCTGTCGGAAGTGGATGCGGCCGCTGCCGTCGAGGATGAGCACGTCCGGCGCCACGGACAGCGATTCGAGCGCGTCCACGATGGCGTCGCCCTCGCGGAACGCCAGCAGGCCGGGGATGTAGGGGATTTCCAGTTCCGCGCGGCCGGCGGCGCGCTCGACGACGCGGCCGTCGCGAATCGCCACCGCGGCGCTCACGGAGTAGTCGTCCCCGACGAACGCTTGGTCGACGCCGACGACCACGGGCGCGTCGCTGTCGGTGAGCGTGACCTGTTCGCCGACGCTCTCGGCGGCCGTCGGCGCGTCCGTCGGCGACTCGTCCAGTTCGAGGGCCGCCACCTCGAAGTCGAAGTCGTCCTCGAAGGCCGCCGCGGCCGCTATCTCGCGCTGGAGGTCCTCCATCTCCTCGTGGGAGCGGTCGGGGTCCGGGAGGAACTCGGGGCGAACGACGTCCATGTCAGGGCCGCCGGCGACCGGGGCCGCCCGGCCCGCCGGGGCCGCCGCCGCCGAACTGGAGTTGCTTGGGCGCGCGCTCGCCCTCGCGCTTGAGCTTCACGCCGTACAGTACGCCGAGCGCGAGGCCCGCGAGGTGCGCGAACTGCGCGACGCCGCCCCCACCGATGCCGCCGCCGACCGTCGACACGAAGATGGAGTACCCCGCGAACAGCAGCGTCGCGAGCCACAGCGGCATCGGGATGACGAAGTAGAGGTAGATGCGGAGGTTCGGGTTCAGAACCGTGAGCACGCCCATCAGCGCCGCGATGGCGCCGCTCGCACCCAGCACTGCCGAGCCCGTGAACCGGGTCAGCGTCTCGCCGTACCACCCGGGGTTCATCACGAGCGCCGCGCCGACCTGCGCGAGGCCGGCGAGCGCGCCCGCCACCACGAACAGGCCGACGAACTTCGCGGAGCCGATGCGCTTCTCGACCACGGGGCCGAAGAAGTACAGCACGATGCTGTTCAACACGATGTGGCCGAAGCCGCCGTGGGAGAACACCGACGTCACCCACGTCCAGACGGCCAGCGGCTGGGTCGTGTTGATGGTGAAGAGGTTGAGCCACTGCGCGGAGTTCGGCGCGATTCCCAGCGCGGGCGCGACGGCGTACTGCACGACGAACGTCAGCCACATCGCCGCCAGCAGCGCGAACGAGACGTTCCCGCGGAAGTAGCCGAGCACGCCGCCCGGCCCCGTGTCGAAGGGGACTTTCGCGGCGAGGCCGCCGCTCTCGCTGGACTGGGTCACGCTGTCGTCGAACCCGCTGTCGAAGACGCCGCCGGGGTCGTTCCACTCGTCGAGGCCCGGACAGTCGTGGTTCTCCGGGAGCCTGTGTTTCGAGCAGAACGTGCCGCCGCAGAGCCGACACTGGTACGGCATCGACTCCTTGTCGCCACACCGGTCACACGTCGCCATTACCGGCGGTTGGGTGGGCGCGTGGTTATCGTTTTGGGTCTCGCACGCGCACTGACCTCGCCGGGCGTCGCCGCGTCCGCCACTTTCCGCGGACCGCACGCGCCCGCCATCGACAGCTACTTGCTCGGGAATCGGGAACAGACGCCAGCATGGATGGCGACGCCGACGACGAACAGGTGTGGCGCTGCAGGGCCTGCGGGACGCGCCAACCGGACCCCGAACCGCCCTGTGAGCGCTGCTGGAACACGACGTTCGTCGCCGGCGACGGCGCGGAGGCCGTCCTCGACTCGGCCGACTCGGGAGCCGACGCCGCCGTGCTCCGCGTCGCGCAAGCGAAGTCGATTGCCACGCGCACCGCCGCGATGACGGGCGCCGTTGCGGTCGGACTCGGCGGCGTACAGGTGGCGCTGGCGGGCGTGTTCGCGGAACTCGTGTTCACCGTGTTCGTCGGCGTCGCCGCGGTCGCAGCCGTCTTCTGTCTGGTCGCTGGCGTCGCCGCTGTCGCCGACACAGTCGCCTTCGAGGAGTAGGCGCTACTCGGTCCACGGAATCGCGAGCGTCCCCACGGCGAACGCGACGACGGCCAGTACCACGACGACCGCCGCGTTCGTCGTCACGTCGCCCCCGGTGTACGTCGCCGCGCGGACGCCGCGAGCGAAGTACGCCAGCGGCGAGAGGTCCACTATCGGTCGGAACCACGCGGGGAACAGTTCGGGTTGGACGAACGTCTCCGAGAGGAAGAGCACCGGCAACGCGATGCCGTTGCTCGCGGCGATGGCGCCGTCCTGTCCGTCCGCGAGACTCCCGATGACCGCGCCGACGCCGCAGAACGCCACCGACGTGGCGGGCACGAGCACGGCCAGCCACGGGGAGAGCGTGAACGACGCGCCCGTCGCGAGCAGCGCCACCAACAGCACCGCGCACGCCGCCGCGATGAGCGCGACGTTCACGAGCGTGTGCGCGGCCAGCCACTCCGCGCGCGTCAGCGGCGTCGTCGAGAGCTTCTCGAAGCGGTTGCCCTCGCGGTGTCGCGCGACGGTGCTCCCGACCCGCGACAGCGGCGTGAACAGCACGACCGTCGCGAGATACGCAGGGACGTAGTACGCGGTCGGCTCCGTGAACAGGCCGCCGCTGCCCGACGTGGTGCGGACGAGTCCGGCGAAGATGACGATGAGCAACACCGGGAAGAAGAACGTGAAAAACACCGCCGTCCGCCGGCGCAGGAACGTCCGGTAGGTCGCAGCGGCTTCCGCGCGGATGCGAGCCAGCCGGCTCATCGCTGCACCTCCACGCCCTCGGCGTCGCCGGCGAGCGCGAGGTACGCGTCTTCGAGGGTCGGTTCACGCCACGACAGCGCGTCGAAGTCGACGCCCGCGTCGTCGAGCGCGGCCACGACGCCGCCGATGTCAGCGGGCGCCACGCCGCCGAAGACCAGTCCCTCACGGGTCGCGTCCGGCTCGAACCCGGGCACGTCGGGGGCCGCCTCGGGGTCGTCCAGTTCGACGACGAGGCGCGGCGGGCCGCCGTGTTCGGCGACGAGTTCGCGGGGCGTTCCGGTCGCGGCGACCGACCCGTCCGCGAGCAGCGCGACGCGGTCCGCGAGCCGCTCGGCTTCCGCCATGTCGTGAGTGGTGAGGAAGATGGTCGTCCCGGAGTCTGCGAGGTCCTCGAACACGCGCCAGAGCGCGCGCCGGCCAGCGGGGTCGACGGCGGTCGTCGG
It encodes:
- a CDS encoding rhomboid family intramembrane serine protease, which encodes MATCDRCGDKESMPYQCRLCGGTFCSKHRLPENHDCPGLDEWNDPGGVFDSGFDDSVTQSSESGGLAAKVPFDTGPGGVLGYFRGNVSFALLAAMWLTFVVQYAVAPALGIAPNSAQWLNLFTINTTQPLAVWTWVTSVFSHGGFGHIVLNSIVLYFFGPVVEKRIGSAKFVGLFVVAGALAGLAQVGAALVMNPGWYGETLTRFTGSAVLGASGAIAALMGVLTVLNPNLRIYLYFVIPMPLWLATLLFAGYSIFVSTVGGGIGGGGVAQFAHLAGLALGVLYGVKLKREGERAPKQLQFGGGGPGGPGGPGRRRP
- a CDS encoding endonuclease V — its product is MDVVRPEFLPDPDRSHEEMEDLQREIAAAAAFEDDFDFEVAALELDESPTDAPTAAESVGEQVTLTDSDAPVVVGVDQAFVGDDYSVSAAVAIRDGRVVERAAGRAELEIPYIPGLLAFREGDAIVDALESLSVAPDVLILDGSGRIHFRQAGLATHVGVLFDAPAVGVAKNLLCGTPRESLDDPLPEGARVAIEAGDSMDAPDGTVVGYAYQSRQYPNPETRHVNPLVVSPGHRVDAETTVDIVEATCTGYKLPAPTRLADQYADDLKD
- a CDS encoding ABC transporter permease — encoded protein: MSRLARIRAEAAATYRTFLRRRTAVFFTFFFPVLLIVIFAGLVRTTSGSGGLFTEPTAYYVPAYLATVVLFTPLSRVGSTVARHREGNRFEKLSTTPLTRAEWLAAHTLVNVALIAAACAVLLVALLATGASFTLSPWLAVLVPATSVAFCGVGAVIGSLADGQDGAIAASNGIALPVLFLSETFVQPELFPAWFRPIVDLSPLAYFARGVRAATYTGGDVTTNAAVVVVLAVVAFAVGTLAIPWTE